In Arthrobacter sp. QXT-31, one genomic interval encodes:
- a CDS encoding NAD(P)-dependent alcohol dehydrogenase, which yields MKTQQATADLDRRPARTGGHGNPGSTMRAATYRRFGPPDVVRVEEVPKLAPRPDEVLIRVHASTLSAADHRARSRIVPSGLKILTALGLGIVRPRHRVLGMDVAGVVEAIGSDVDRFGVGDEVVAMLGANFGGHAEYVTVSQSSAITAKPRTMGFQEAGTLVFGGLTARGFLARAGIRAGDAVLINGASGAVGTAAVQLAKNLGAHVTAVCSSGNRELVTALGADRVIDYTMEDFAAGDRTYDVILDCVGNAPFSRVSSRLNPGGKLLLVVADLKGILLASAHTRRSGNLVTAGNLKLRYTAEDLASLVRLAEAGRYRAVIGRTYTLPDIAEAHRYVDAGRKRGNVVIQVFGE from the coding sequence ATGAAGACTCAACAGGCAACAGCAGACTTGGACCGGCGTCCGGCGCGGACAGGCGGCCACGGCAACCCGGGCAGCACCATGCGGGCTGCAACCTACCGCCGGTTCGGCCCGCCGGACGTGGTCCGCGTGGAAGAAGTCCCCAAACTGGCACCGCGGCCGGATGAGGTCCTCATCAGAGTCCACGCCAGCACGCTCAGCGCCGCCGACCACCGCGCCCGCAGCCGCATCGTCCCCTCCGGCCTGAAAATCCTCACAGCTCTGGGACTGGGCATCGTCAGGCCACGGCACCGTGTTTTGGGCATGGACGTCGCCGGCGTGGTCGAGGCTATCGGCTCGGACGTGGACCGGTTCGGCGTCGGCGACGAAGTGGTCGCCATGCTCGGGGCTAACTTCGGCGGCCACGCCGAGTACGTGACGGTATCCCAGAGCTCAGCCATCACCGCCAAACCGCGCACCATGGGTTTCCAGGAGGCCGGCACGCTCGTTTTCGGCGGCCTGACAGCCCGCGGTTTCCTGGCCCGGGCCGGTATCAGGGCCGGTGACGCCGTCCTCATCAACGGCGCCTCCGGCGCGGTGGGCACGGCAGCGGTGCAGCTGGCCAAGAACCTGGGCGCCCACGTCACCGCCGTCTGCAGCAGCGGAAACCGGGAACTCGTGACCGCCCTGGGCGCGGACCGGGTAATTGACTACACCATGGAGGACTTCGCCGCCGGGGACCGCACCTACGACGTGATCTTGGATTGCGTGGGCAACGCCCCCTTTAGCCGGGTATCCAGCCGACTGAACCCGGGCGGAAAACTGCTCCTCGTCGTCGCCGATCTGAAAGGGATCCTCCTGGCCTCCGCACACACCCGCAGAAGCGGAAACCTCGTCACCGCCGGCAACCTGAAGCTCCGGTACACCGCCGAAGACCTCGCATCGCTCGTCCGCCTCGCGGAAGCGGGCCGCTACCGGGCCGTCATCGGCCGGACCTACACCCTCCCCGACATCGCCGAAGCGCACCGTTACGTGGATGCCGGACGCAAGAGGGGAAACGTCGTCATCCAGGTCTTCGGCGAGTAG
- a CDS encoding APC family permease yields MTTPTLTRTLKLPSLVLFGLAYLTPLIVLAIFGLIAETTGGAAPSAYLVAMLAMLFTAHSYGRMAVAYPVAGSAYTYVRKSIDSRMGFLVGWAILLDYLFLPMVIWLIGSSYLNAQFPGVPMWLWIVCFILITTVLNILGIKVADKANYVLMAFQLLVIVIFVALAIGSVVSASGAGGLASTEPFFNGTSSFATISAGAAIAAYSFLGFDAVTTLTEETVDPRRNVPRAIMLIALIGGGIFVAVSYVTQLVHPGGVFEDSASAASAIALQIGGQLFGAVFLAGLVVAQFASGLAAQASASRLVYAMGRDSVLPKAVFGRLNAKFHTPVVNLVVTGAVGLIAIFLDVATSTSFINFGAFTAFTLVNVAVVFHYVRRRRAGEQLNFVSYVVVPAVGAIICAYLLSQLDSNAITLGLSWLALGVVVLALITRGFRAAPPEMTTTEKATVEAAA; encoded by the coding sequence GTGACCACACCAACCCTGACCCGCACGCTGAAGCTGCCCTCGCTGGTGCTGTTCGGCCTGGCGTACCTGACCCCGCTGATCGTCCTGGCCATCTTCGGCCTCATCGCCGAGACCACGGGCGGGGCGGCGCCGTCGGCCTACCTCGTGGCGATGCTGGCCATGCTGTTCACCGCGCACAGCTACGGCCGGATGGCGGTGGCCTACCCGGTGGCCGGCTCCGCCTACACGTACGTGCGGAAGTCGATCGATTCCCGGATGGGGTTCCTGGTGGGCTGGGCGATCCTGCTGGACTACCTGTTCCTGCCCATGGTGATCTGGCTGATCGGCAGCTCGTACCTGAACGCGCAGTTCCCGGGCGTGCCCATGTGGCTGTGGATTGTGTGCTTCATCCTCATCACCACGGTGCTGAACATCCTGGGCATCAAGGTGGCGGACAAGGCCAACTACGTGCTGATGGCGTTCCAGCTGCTGGTGATCGTGATCTTCGTAGCGCTGGCCATCGGCAGCGTGGTGTCCGCCTCCGGCGCCGGCGGCCTGGCCAGCACGGAGCCGTTCTTCAACGGCACCTCCAGCTTCGCCACCATCTCCGCCGGGGCGGCCATCGCGGCATACTCGTTCCTGGGGTTCGACGCCGTCACCACCCTCACCGAGGAAACCGTGGACCCGCGCCGCAACGTCCCCCGGGCGATCATGCTCATCGCGCTGATCGGCGGCGGCATTTTCGTGGCCGTCTCCTACGTCACCCAGCTGGTGCACCCCGGCGGCGTGTTCGAGGACTCGGCGTCCGCGGCCAGCGCCATCGCGCTGCAGATCGGCGGGCAGCTCTTCGGCGCGGTGTTCCTCGCCGGGCTGGTGGTGGCGCAGTTCGCCTCGGGCCTCGCCGCGCAGGCCAGCGCCTCCCGCCTGGTCTACGCCATGGGCCGCGACTCGGTGCTGCCCAAGGCCGTGTTCGGCCGGCTGAACGCGAAGTTCCACACCCCGGTGGTGAACCTGGTGGTCACGGGCGCCGTCGGCCTGATCGCGATCTTCCTGGACGTGGCGACGTCGACGTCGTTCATCAACTTCGGCGCCTTCACCGCCTTCACGCTGGTCAACGTTGCCGTGGTGTTTCACTACGTGCGCCGGCGCCGGGCGGGGGAGCAGCTGAACTTTGTTTCGTACGTGGTGGTCCCTGCGGTGGGCGCCATCATCTGCGCGTACCTGCTCTCCCAGCTGGACAGCAACGCCATTACGCTGGGACTGTCCTGGCTGGCACTGGGCGTGGTGGTCCTGGCGCTGATCACCCGCGGCTTCCGCGCCGCTCCGCCGGAAATGACGACGACGGAGAAGGCCACCGTGGAGGCCGCGGCCTAG
- a CDS encoding carbon-nitrogen hydrolase family protein: MRIALGQLESGTDIRANLAAIDGFAASAAADGATLVAFPEYATYEKKIVDASFPAMAEPLYGPVCRELAATAARHGITLVAGVVETSDEEGRAYNTLVAYGPSGERLAVYRKIHLFDAQGFGESTYIKPGPSTEPVVFEAGGARFGLMTCYDLRFPELARSLADAGAQVLLVCSSWVPGTHKTEQWLALNAARAIENSVYVVGVCQAPPVSVGRSLLVDPMGYVEADLGLAPGVRAVEVSLSTVARVREQFPMFRQRRLG, from the coding sequence GTGAGGATAGCGCTCGGGCAGCTGGAGTCCGGCACGGACATCCGGGCGAACCTGGCCGCGATCGACGGGTTCGCCGCGTCCGCTGCTGCTGATGGCGCCACGCTGGTGGCCTTCCCGGAATACGCCACCTACGAGAAAAAGATCGTGGACGCCTCGTTCCCGGCGATGGCAGAGCCGCTGTACGGCCCCGTCTGCCGGGAACTTGCGGCCACCGCGGCCCGCCACGGCATCACGCTGGTGGCGGGCGTGGTGGAGACGTCCGACGAGGAGGGCCGGGCGTACAACACGCTGGTGGCCTATGGTCCTTCCGGTGAGCGGCTGGCCGTGTACCGGAAGATCCACCTGTTCGACGCTCAGGGCTTCGGGGAGTCGACGTACATCAAGCCGGGGCCGTCCACCGAGCCCGTGGTCTTCGAGGCCGGGGGAGCGCGGTTCGGGCTGATGACCTGCTATGACCTGCGGTTCCCGGAGCTGGCCAGGTCCCTGGCCGACGCCGGCGCGCAGGTTTTGCTGGTCTGCTCGTCCTGGGTGCCGGGCACACACAAGACGGAGCAGTGGCTGGCTTTGAACGCGGCCCGGGCGATCGAGAACAGCGTCTACGTCGTCGGCGTTTGCCAGGCCCCGCCGGTCTCCGTGGGGCGGAGCCTGCTGGTGGATCCGATGGGGTACGTCGAGGCCGACCTCGGGCTGGCGCCGGGGGTGCGGGCGGTGGAGGTGTCGCTCTCTACCGTGGCGCGGGTGCGGGAGCAGTTTCCGATGTTCCGGCAGCGGCGGCTGGGGTAG
- a CDS encoding carbon-nitrogen hydrolase family protein, translating to MQRILPLIAAQARPRLIGEPVSAFADEVAAALDTKPDSRLVVFPELHLFGDGNPDRQRTEALQDSAEPLDGPRVKELKELAADLGIWLVPGSVCERGPGGQLFNTQLVLSPEGELAGYYRKIFPWRPFEPYDPGDRFTTVDLAGIGRVGLNICYDAWYPEVSRQLAWMGAEVILNVVKTTTPDRRQELVLAKANAIVNQVFVVSVNCAGPTGQGKSLIVDPEGNTITEADGDAEVLLTADLDLAAVGHVRTHGTENLNRPWSQFRDGEAAVELPVYQGRINPLTWTPPTFNA from the coding sequence ATGCAACGCATCCTTCCCCTCATTGCTGCCCAGGCCCGGCCGCGGCTGATCGGCGAACCCGTTTCGGCCTTCGCGGACGAGGTCGCGGCAGCCCTGGACACCAAGCCGGACAGCAGGCTGGTGGTTTTCCCGGAGCTCCATCTCTTCGGCGACGGCAACCCGGACCGGCAGCGCACTGAGGCGCTGCAGGATTCGGCTGAACCGCTGGACGGACCAAGAGTCAAGGAGCTGAAGGAGCTCGCCGCCGACCTGGGCATCTGGCTGGTGCCGGGCAGCGTCTGCGAGCGTGGCCCGGGAGGCCAGCTGTTCAACACCCAGCTGGTGCTGTCCCCGGAGGGGGAGCTGGCCGGCTACTACCGGAAGATCTTCCCCTGGCGCCCGTTCGAGCCGTACGACCCCGGTGATCGGTTCACCACCGTGGACCTGGCCGGGATCGGCCGGGTGGGCCTGAACATCTGCTACGACGCCTGGTACCCGGAGGTGTCCCGCCAGCTCGCCTGGATGGGCGCCGAGGTGATCCTCAACGTCGTCAAGACCACCACCCCGGACCGGCGGCAGGAGCTGGTGCTGGCCAAGGCGAACGCCATCGTGAACCAGGTGTTCGTGGTCAGCGTCAACTGCGCCGGCCCCACCGGCCAAGGGAAAAGCCTCATCGTCGACCCCGAGGGCAACACCATCACGGAAGCCGACGGCGACGCAGAGGTGCTGCTGACAGCGGACCTGGACCTGGCCGCCGTCGGGCACGTCCGCACCCACGGGACGGAGAACCTCAACCGTCCCTGGTCCCAGTTCCGGGACGGCGAGGCCGCCGTCGAACTTCCCGTCTACCAGGGGCGGATCAATCCGCTGACCTGGACGCCCCCCACTTTCAATGCCTAA
- a CDS encoding TetR/AcrR family transcriptional regulator, producing MAQQTEEHRRGRLNRQRVLQAAVSLADEAGIDELSMRRLGQELGVVPMALYKHVANKEELLDGMVEVIISEIDPAVIDPAAGGEGWKEAVRLRVLSARAVLQRHRWARQVLESRTNQTPAVLGYMDSFIAMFLAGGFSVDLTHHVMHAMGSRIWGFTQELFDDSVGPGGGAGGGMSPEAQAAVFEEMAARYPNILQVATAASHDEGSVVGHGCDDQFEFEFALDLLLDGFERLHRQGWTSRQAKKNRPKGS from the coding sequence ATGGCCCAGCAGACTGAAGAGCATCGGCGCGGACGCCTGAACCGGCAGCGCGTGCTGCAGGCTGCCGTCTCGCTGGCCGACGAGGCCGGCATCGACGAGCTCAGCATGCGAAGGCTGGGGCAGGAACTGGGCGTCGTGCCAATGGCGCTTTACAAGCATGTGGCCAACAAGGAGGAGCTTCTCGACGGCATGGTCGAGGTGATCATCTCCGAGATCGACCCGGCAGTGATTGACCCGGCGGCGGGCGGCGAAGGCTGGAAGGAGGCAGTCAGGCTGAGGGTGCTGTCGGCCAGGGCCGTGCTCCAGCGGCACCGGTGGGCCCGGCAGGTTCTGGAATCACGGACCAACCAGACCCCGGCCGTCCTGGGGTACATGGACTCCTTCATCGCCATGTTCCTGGCCGGCGGCTTCTCGGTGGATCTCACGCACCACGTCATGCACGCCATGGGCAGCCGCATCTGGGGTTTCACCCAGGAGCTGTTCGATGACTCTGTCGGCCCCGGCGGGGGAGCGGGCGGCGGGATGTCGCCCGAGGCGCAGGCCGCGGTCTTCGAGGAGATGGCGGCGCGCTACCCGAATATCCTCCAGGTGGCCACCGCCGCGAGCCATGACGAAGGTTCCGTGGTGGGCCATGGCTGCGACGACCAGTTCGAGTTTGAGTTTGCGCTTGACCTGCTCCTGGACGGCTTCGAAAGGCTCCACCGGCAGGGTTGGACATCACGGCAAGCCAAAAAGAACCGGCCTAAGGGGAGTTGA
- a CDS encoding GmrSD restriction endonuclease domain-containing protein, with amino-acid sequence MGAFSGGLGGALVFLAITVALTGLYVLATGRRSWAWLPARRRAGAIALAVSFALFIGGAAALPRTSTGTREAASAGNAASPAPAEASTTAKVTPTPSAAPTAQETGAPLDPDSPDLVAQGADVAAPKLQPAYATKAIDLLAALPVKGRAPKTGYDRAMFGQTWADVDRNGCDTRNDILKRDLTAISYTNSVPCKVRSGTLADPYTGTAINFLRGSATSSAVQIDHVVALSDAWQKGAQQLTAEQRRAFANDPLNLQATDGPTNMQKGDGDAATWLPPNKGFRCEYVSRQITVKATYSLWVTHAEHDAMARILANCSGQLASPNEKAPVVAAPAPAVAQPEPVVAAPAPVAPAPAAAAPAPAPVVSAPVMPAPLSAAPAAAYYANCSAAKAAGAAPLYVGSPGYRPALDRDSDGIACER; translated from the coding sequence ATGGGGGCGTTCAGCGGCGGCCTTGGTGGCGCACTAGTCTTCCTGGCCATCACGGTGGCCTTGACCGGTCTCTATGTCTTGGCGACCGGCCGCCGTTCCTGGGCGTGGCTCCCGGCGAGGAGGAGAGCGGGGGCCATCGCCCTTGCCGTCTCCTTTGCTCTCTTTATAGGCGGTGCTGCCGCGTTGCCGCGGACCAGTACGGGAACCCGTGAGGCCGCCTCGGCGGGGAATGCTGCCTCGCCAGCCCCGGCCGAAGCCAGCACAACTGCCAAAGTGACGCCGACGCCGTCGGCCGCACCAACCGCGCAGGAGACAGGCGCTCCTCTGGATCCGGACAGCCCCGATCTCGTGGCGCAGGGCGCCGACGTAGCAGCGCCGAAGTTGCAGCCTGCCTACGCAACCAAGGCCATCGACCTGCTGGCGGCCCTTCCCGTCAAGGGCCGCGCGCCCAAGACAGGCTATGACCGGGCAATGTTCGGACAGACGTGGGCTGACGTTGACCGCAACGGCTGCGACACGCGGAACGACATCCTCAAGCGTGACCTGACAGCCATCAGCTACACAAACAGCGTGCCCTGTAAGGTGCGGTCCGGGACACTGGCGGACCCGTACACCGGCACCGCCATCAACTTCTTGCGGGGGAGCGCCACCAGCAGCGCCGTGCAGATCGACCACGTTGTTGCCCTCAGCGACGCCTGGCAGAAGGGCGCACAGCAGCTGACCGCGGAACAGCGGAGGGCGTTCGCCAACGATCCGCTGAATCTCCAGGCGACGGACGGTCCCACCAACATGCAAAAGGGCGACGGCGACGCGGCCACCTGGCTGCCGCCGAACAAGGGCTTTCGGTGCGAATATGTTTCCCGGCAGATCACGGTGAAGGCGACGTACAGCCTGTGGGTTACCCATGCGGAACACGACGCCATGGCGAGGATTCTGGCCAACTGCTCGGGGCAACTGGCGTCACCAAACGAGAAGGCGCCGGTGGTCGCGGCACCGGCACCTGCAGTCGCTCAACCTGAACCCGTCGTTGCCGCGCCTGCCCCGGTAGCGCCCGCTCCGGCCGCCGCTGCGCCGGCCCCGGCTCCTGTAGTTTCCGCACCTGTGATGCCTGCACCGCTTTCCGCCGCGCCGGCAGCTGCCTACTACGCCAACTGCTCGGCGGCGAAGGCCGCAGGTGCCGCGCCGCTGTACGTCGGGTCACCGGGCTACCGGCCAGCGCTGGACCGAGACTCCGACGGCATTGCTTGCGAACGCTAG
- a CDS encoding MFS transporter — protein sequence MTEHPLKQRRLRVSDVNVVNHRTLRKALGGTIVGNTMEWYDVGVFGYLITTMGPVFLPEADRAVQNLFLLGTFGATFIARPLGGIFFGWLGDKIGRQKVLAMTLMLMAAATFAVGLLPGYAVLGIWAAVLLVVTKLVQGFSTGGEYSGATTFVCEHSPDHRRGFYVSFLDMGSYLGFALGAALVSVLQLTLGQEQMEAWGWRIPFLIAGPLGIVAIYFRMKIEESPAFKATQEAEAVAAKHHETADELRPVGPVAIFRDHWRRIVLAMILVAAGNTVGYALTSYMPTYLTTNKGYDEVHGTLLTVPVLVVMSLCIPLTGRLSDRIGRRPVLWIGAISTVVFALPAFLLISVGTVPATLAGLALVAFPVAFFVAILASALPALFPTAHRYSAMGIAYNFAVAIFGGTAPFIIAALIQATGNDLMPAFYLMVTSAIAAVVIYFLPESAQRHLPGSMPNVDSDEAARELVATQDHNPLLDVDTLPFDSSYEEARAAHGGRPDKPTVM from the coding sequence ATGACAGAGCACCCTTTAAAGCAACGGCGACTGCGCGTATCCGACGTGAACGTCGTCAACCACCGCACGCTGCGCAAGGCGCTCGGCGGCACCATCGTCGGCAATACCATGGAGTGGTACGACGTCGGCGTGTTCGGCTATCTGATCACCACCATGGGACCGGTGTTCCTGCCCGAGGCGGACAGGGCAGTGCAGAACCTGTTCCTGCTGGGAACCTTCGGCGCCACGTTCATCGCCCGGCCCCTGGGCGGCATCTTCTTCGGCTGGCTGGGCGACAAGATCGGCCGCCAAAAAGTCCTGGCCATGACCCTGATGCTGATGGCGGCGGCGACGTTCGCCGTCGGCCTGCTGCCCGGGTACGCGGTGCTGGGCATCTGGGCGGCGGTGCTGCTGGTGGTCACCAAGCTGGTGCAGGGCTTTTCCACCGGCGGCGAGTATTCCGGCGCCACCACGTTTGTGTGCGAGCACTCGCCGGACCACCGAAGGGGCTTCTACGTCAGCTTCCTGGACATGGGCAGCTACCTCGGCTTCGCACTGGGCGCCGCGCTGGTGTCCGTCCTGCAGCTGACCCTGGGACAGGAACAGATGGAGGCATGGGGCTGGCGCATCCCGTTCCTGATCGCCGGTCCGCTGGGCATCGTGGCCATCTACTTCCGGATGAAGATCGAGGAGTCGCCCGCCTTCAAGGCCACGCAGGAGGCGGAAGCGGTGGCCGCCAAGCACCACGAGACCGCCGACGAGCTCCGGCCCGTAGGCCCGGTGGCGATCTTCAGGGACCACTGGCGCCGCATCGTGCTGGCCATGATCCTCGTGGCCGCCGGCAACACGGTGGGCTACGCCCTCACGTCCTACATGCCCACGTACCTGACGACGAACAAGGGCTACGACGAGGTCCACGGGACGCTGCTGACCGTTCCGGTGCTGGTGGTGATGTCGCTGTGCATCCCGCTTACCGGACGCCTTTCGGACAGGATCGGCCGCCGCCCCGTGCTGTGGATCGGGGCCATCAGCACGGTGGTTTTCGCGCTTCCCGCATTCCTGCTGATCTCGGTCGGCACCGTTCCCGCCACGCTCGCGGGCCTGGCCTTGGTCGCGTTTCCGGTGGCGTTCTTCGTTGCCATTCTCGCGTCGGCGCTGCCGGCACTGTTCCCCACTGCCCACCGCTACTCTGCGATGGGCATCGCCTACAACTTCGCGGTTGCTATCTTCGGCGGCACGGCCCCGTTCATCATCGCCGCACTCATCCAGGCAACGGGCAACGACCTGATGCCGGCGTTCTACCTCATGGTGACCTCGGCCATCGCGGCGGTTGTCATCTACTTCCTGCCGGAATCCGCCCAGCGGCACCTGCCCGGCTCCATGCCTAACGTGGACTCGGACGAAGCCGCCCGCGAGCTGGTGGCGACGCAGGACCACAACCCGCTGCTGGATGTGGACACGTTGCCCTTCGACAGCAGCTACGAGGAGGCGCGGGCGGCGCACGGCGGACGGCCCGACAAGCCGACCGTGATGTGA
- a CDS encoding excalibur calcium-binding domain-containing protein, with protein MKKTLTLLALAGLMLTGCGGQQAEKQAAAQAAPQPAETATATATPEMAIVPGVISLTLDKATDQLEDFGFEVDSVDILDGKTIVLKQNWQVVSQEAAGGAQVAKGSTIHLGVKSLEKLAEEKAAADKAAADKAAAVKAAAAKKAAADKAAAAKKAAADKAAAAKKAAADKAAADKAAAAKKAAANAAAAKQAAEQAAAQQAPAQIAPVAPAAPPAAAYYPNCAAARAAGAAPLYSGQAGYSTSLDRDRDGVACE; from the coding sequence ATGAAAAAGACACTGACACTCCTCGCGCTGGCAGGCCTCATGCTCACTGGATGCGGTGGCCAGCAGGCGGAGAAACAGGCGGCAGCGCAGGCGGCACCGCAGCCGGCGGAAACCGCTACGGCTACGGCCACTCCAGAGATGGCGATTGTTCCAGGCGTGATCAGCCTGACCCTGGATAAGGCCACGGATCAACTGGAAGATTTCGGGTTCGAGGTCGACTCCGTGGACATCCTCGACGGCAAAACGATCGTCCTGAAGCAGAACTGGCAGGTGGTGTCCCAGGAGGCCGCGGGAGGTGCCCAGGTGGCAAAGGGCTCCACCATTCACCTCGGCGTCAAGTCCCTGGAAAAGCTGGCGGAGGAAAAGGCGGCCGCCGACAAGGCAGCGGCTGACAAAGCTGCGGCGGTAAAGGCCGCTGCAGCCAAGAAGGCTGCTGCGGACAAAGCTGCGGCAGCCAAGAAGGCCGCTGCGGACAAAGCTGCGGCAGCCAAGAAGGCCGCTGCAGATAAGGCGGCCGCTGACAAAGCTGCGGCAGCCAAGAAGGCCGCTGCAAATGCCGCTGCTGCGAAACAGGCGGCCGAACAGGCAGCAGCGCAGCAAGCCCCTGCACAGATCGCTCCTGTCGCACCCGCTGCACCGCCGGCGGCCGCGTACTACCCCAACTGTGCTGCCGCCCGGGCTGCAGGTGCCGCACCCTTGTATTCGGGGCAGGCTGGCTACAGCACCAGTCTTGACCGTGATCGCGACGGCGTGGCCTGCGAGTAG
- a CDS encoding FadR/GntR family transcriptional regulator encodes MTRQLEDAPPPAGASSAIGGGALAGIDRRSAIDAVRLRIGMAISLGLLKPGERLPDQEDVALGLSVSPITARRALASLADQGVVVRRRGRAGGTFVADEPPRDVLAELTASPAESQAVNRLVDRRLLFECAVTHYAAVNASGEQLDELERLTREMAESTDWSAYHLADEQFHQLVGTASCLGTAVGVYHETLAELYAYFIPYPIELLHKSNRDHIALVAALRAGDGDTAVEISRKHVDILHRTMFMGLAEGGPGSPPG; translated from the coding sequence ATGACCCGACAGCTGGAGGACGCCCCCCCCCCCGCCGGCGCTTCCTCCGCCATCGGTGGCGGCGCCCTGGCCGGCATCGACCGCCGCAGTGCCATCGATGCCGTCCGGCTGCGCATCGGCATGGCCATTTCGCTCGGGCTGCTCAAACCCGGCGAGCGCCTGCCCGATCAGGAGGACGTGGCGCTGGGCCTGTCCGTCAGCCCGATCACCGCCCGCCGTGCGCTGGCAAGCCTGGCGGACCAGGGCGTGGTGGTGCGCCGCCGCGGCCGGGCCGGCGGGACGTTCGTGGCGGACGAGCCGCCGCGGGACGTGCTGGCGGAGCTCACGGCATCACCGGCAGAGTCGCAGGCGGTGAACCGGCTGGTGGACCGGCGGCTCCTGTTCGAGTGCGCGGTGACGCACTATGCGGCTGTGAATGCTTCCGGCGAGCAGTTGGACGAGCTGGAGCGGCTGACCCGGGAGATGGCGGAGTCCACGGACTGGTCGGCGTACCACCTGGCGGACGAGCAGTTCCACCAGCTGGTGGGCACGGCGTCCTGCCTGGGGACCGCCGTCGGGGTTTATCACGAGACGCTGGCCGAGCTCTACGCCTATTTCATCCCCTACCCCATCGAGCTGCTGCACAAATCCAACCGCGACCACATCGCACTGGTGGCGGCGCTGCGCGCCGGAGACGGGGACACCGCCGTCGAGATCTCCCGGAAGCACGTGGACATCCTGCACCGGACGATGTTCATGGGCCTGGCGGAGGGCGGTCCGGGGTCACCGCCCGGGTAA
- a CDS encoding MFS transporter, producing the protein MSNSPRTGNRTRQRTGLAVAGLSLGTALNPLNSSMIAVALVVLREDFSLDVATVTWVITAFYITSAAGQPLMGRLADRFGPRKLFMLGMGLVAVSCALAPFSPNFVFVCIARALMALGTATAYPSAVVMVGTLARLADTTSTRPLGRIQMANTSGAAVGPVVGGLLVSLVGWQALFLINVPLALAALLIVRKVAPPDEHKEQGSVATLLRDSDIPGILAFTGGLVLLLMGLLNALPGYRWWLLGGAMVLAVLFAWRELRFDRPFLDLRLLGRNRPLLMVYLGFTVFSGVYYFAFFGLPQLLQEAGGYNPGLVGALMLPLAAMSVVVTPLAVRAIDRFGVRRVLLAGVVLLGIAAAALWLLTASFFPPLVLLLTALMGVPYGSVSIAYNQGLYLSAAPEERGVAAGIFQTCRYVGAISATVMIGIFYGTGVNQDNWGRVVLVMLALSALTFVVSLLWQERKV; encoded by the coding sequence GTGAGCAACTCTCCCCGCACAGGCAACAGAACTCGCCAGCGCACCGGCCTTGCTGTGGCTGGTCTCAGTCTCGGCACCGCGCTGAATCCGCTTAACTCGTCGATGATCGCCGTAGCGCTCGTGGTGCTGCGCGAGGACTTCAGCCTCGACGTCGCCACCGTGACCTGGGTGATCACCGCCTTCTACATCACCTCGGCGGCTGGCCAGCCGCTGATGGGTCGTCTCGCCGACCGGTTCGGGCCGCGGAAACTGTTCATGCTCGGCATGGGGTTGGTGGCGGTGTCTTGCGCGCTGGCGCCCTTCTCGCCCAACTTCGTGTTCGTCTGTATCGCCCGTGCCCTCATGGCGCTCGGAACGGCGACGGCGTACCCGAGTGCCGTGGTCATGGTCGGCACCCTGGCGCGGCTGGCGGACACCACTTCAACGAGGCCGCTCGGCCGCATCCAGATGGCCAACACGTCGGGGGCAGCGGTGGGCCCGGTAGTTGGCGGGCTGCTGGTGAGCCTGGTCGGCTGGCAGGCCCTGTTCCTGATCAACGTGCCGCTGGCCCTCGCCGCGCTGCTCATCGTGCGGAAGGTCGCCCCGCCGGACGAGCACAAGGAGCAGGGCAGCGTCGCCACCCTGCTCCGCGACTCGGACATTCCCGGCATCCTCGCCTTCACCGGCGGCCTGGTGCTGCTGCTCATGGGCCTGCTGAACGCGCTGCCCGGCTACCGCTGGTGGCTGCTCGGCGGGGCGATGGTCCTGGCTGTCCTGTTCGCCTGGCGCGAGCTGCGCTTCGACCGGCCGTTCCTGGACCTGCGGCTGCTCGGCAGGAACCGGCCCCTGCTGATGGTCTACCTCGGCTTTACCGTGTTCAGCGGCGTCTACTACTTCGCGTTCTTCGGCCTGCCCCAGTTGCTGCAGGAGGCCGGCGGCTACAACCCCGGACTGGTCGGTGCGCTGATGCTGCCGCTGGCGGCCATGTCCGTCGTCGTCACGCCGCTCGCCGTCCGTGCGATCGACCGGTTCGGCGTGCGGCGGGTGCTGCTGGCCGGCGTGGTCCTTCTTGGCATTGCGGCAGCGGCACTCTGGCTCCTGACCGCGTCGTTCTTCCCCCCACTGGTGCTGCTGCTGACCGCCCTGATGGGCGTGCCGTACGGGTCGGTCAGCATCGCTTACAATCAAGGGCTGTACCTTTCTGCGGCACCGGAGGAAAGGGGGGTGGCCGCCGGGATCTTCCAGACCTGCCGGTACGTCGGGGCCATCAGTGCCACGGTGATGATAGGCATCTTCTACGGCACCGGCGTGAACCAGGACAACTGGGGCCGCGTGGTGCTGGTGATGCTGGCGCTCTCCGCGCTTACGTTCGTGGTGTCGCTGCTGTGGCAGGAACGGAAAGTATGA